The following coding sequences are from one Campylobacter sp. RM16187 window:
- a CDS encoding type II toxin-antitoxin system death-on-curing family toxin encodes MRYFDINEAIELHDIIMSEIGGKRGFNESQISLLDSVISSIQNDDYYPSFIDKLTHLIFSCVKFHPFLDGNKRSAIFLAIFFMELNDKADIYEEFAALMEDVVVEVAAGNINKDELRLIIGEFIKPLK; translated from the coding sequence ATGAGATACTTTGATATAAATGAAGCCATAGAGCTTCATGATATCATAATGAGCGAAATAGGTGGCAAGCGTGGATTTAACGAGAGTCAAATTTCGCTTCTTGACTCTGTGATCTCCTCTATACAAAATGATGATTACTATCCAAGTTTTATAGATAAGCTAACACACCTTATATTCTCTTGTGTTAAATTTCATCCATTCCTAGATGGCAATAAAAGAAGTGCCATATTTCTAGCAATATTTTTTATGGAACTAAACGACAAGGCTGATATATATGAGGAGTTTGCAGCTCTAATGGAAGATGTGGTAGTGGAAGTGGCTGCCGGGAATATAAACAAAGATGAACTTAGGCTAATAATAGGTGAGTTTATAAAGCCCTTAAAATAA
- a CDS encoding helix-turn-helix transcriptional regulator, protein MLDKTDKSPLSGIIADRGEEMKKIVPDSNTSKYERINIIAQLIRNKPHSISQLSEKLGVSTKTIQRDLYDVLTDYGAVRRGRMWSMDDKDAKDNLTQEERIVLNVLDNISKSMGANFYSKAHILLDQITQQLNHPILTNINNEKLNEDDFINFELIEKSIKQKQEIACKYNDYEFKVKPLKLAMFDGFWYLLLLDSNKKDTFKKFHLRSISDIKILDDRFEISSEIENRIQNANSAWFDLVKPKKARLLLAPQITKYFERKPYAKQSITGKDNDGSVEVEIEYTNIMEIKPLIYYYIPFIKVLGPKELADTIKDEIGEYFNEIDI, encoded by the coding sequence ATGCTAGATAAGACAGATAAAAGTCCTCTATCTGGTATAATAGCAGATAGAGGAGAAGAGATGAAAAAGATAGTTCCTGATAGCAACACAAGTAAATACGAACGTATAAACATAATAGCCCAGCTTATAAGAAATAAACCTCACTCCATATCACAGCTCTCAGAAAAGCTAGGAGTATCTACTAAAACCATACAAAGGGATCTATATGATGTATTAACAGATTATGGAGCGGTAAGAAGAGGTAGAATGTGGAGCATGGATGATAAAGACGCCAAAGATAACCTAACTCAAGAAGAGCGTATAGTATTAAACGTACTTGATAATATCTCAAAGAGTATGGGTGCAAATTTTTATAGCAAAGCTCATATATTATTAGATCAGATTACACAGCAGCTAAATCACCCAATACTTACAAATATAAATAACGAGAAGCTAAATGAAGATGACTTTATAAATTTTGAACTGATTGAAAAGTCTATAAAACAAAAACAAGAGATAGCTTGTAAATATAACGACTATGAGTTTAAAGTAAAGCCGCTAAAGCTAGCTATGTTTGATGGTTTTTGGTATCTATTGCTGCTTGATAGCAATAAAAAGGATACTTTTAAGAAATTTCATCTAAGAAGCATAAGTGATATAAAGATTCTTGATGATAGATTTGAGATAAGTAGTGAAATAGAAAACAGAATACAAAACGCAAATTCAGCATGGTTTGATCTGGTAAAGCCAAAGAAAGCAAGACTGCTTCTTGCTCCACAGATTACAAAATACTTCGAAAGAAAACCATATGCAAAACAAAGCATAACAGGCAAGGATAACGATGGATCTGTAGAAGTAGAGATAGAGTATACAAACATAATGGAGATAAAGCCGCTGATTTATTACTATATACCTTTTATCAAAGTTCTTGGACCAAAGGAGCTGGCTGACACTATAAAAGATGAGATTGGGGAGTATTTTAATGAAATAGACATATAA
- a CDS encoding DUF1643 domain-containing protein, with amino-acid sequence MDNQIKQDAIFSKDRKYRYVLTRIWDESKPMVAFVGLNPSIANENTTDKTISRCTNLAKFWGYGGFYMLNLFAMVSMCPTIIYTADDPIGNENDQFIIEYSDKVDKVICMRGDNGRFNERGAQVYKMLKNKYCLKLNKSGEPSHTRGLGGNPEPIKF; translated from the coding sequence ATGGACAATCAAATTAAACAAGATGCAATATTTTCAAAAGATCGCAAATACAGATATGTTTTAACTAGAATTTGGGATGAAAGCAAGCCTATGGTTGCTTTTGTTGGGTTAAATCCATCAATTGCTAATGAAAATACTACCGATAAAACTATATCAAGATGCACTAACCTAGCTAAATTTTGGGGTTATGGTGGTTTTTATATGCTAAATTTGTTCGCAATGGTTTCAATGTGTCCTACAATAATATACACAGCAGATGACCCAATCGGCAATGAAAACGATCAATTTATCATAGAATATAGCGACAAAGTTGATAAAGTTATTTGCATGCGGGGAGACAACGGAAGATTCAATGAAAGGGGCGCTCAAGTATATAAAATGCTAAAAAATAAGTATTGCCTAAAACTAAATAAAAGTGGAGAGCCGTCACATACTCGCGGTCTTGGTGGCAACCCTGAGCCTATAAAATTTTAA
- a CDS encoding SIR2 family NAD-dependent protein deacylase, translated as MQPSINTAKNIINEANAIIITAGAGMSVDSGLPDFRGDQGFWRAYPPLKDKNLSFTDMANPQWFFSNPKLAWAFYGHRLKLYNATTPHEGFYLLRELCKEKDDNYFIYTSNVDGHFAKAGFDKDKIYECHGSIHYTQCIYKDDGAIWAVDESEIEVDEDKFEATKMPTCKECGCVTRPNILMFYDGVFNWNRTKAQYHRYDAWLSKNMNSKIAIIEIGAGLAVPTIRAYGERMAKRFNKANLIRINPTDTKISPYYGISIKMGGLEALKAILC; from the coding sequence ATGCAACCATCAATCAACACAGCTAAAAACATAATAAACGAAGCAAATGCCATCATAATAACAGCAGGAGCTGGAATGAGTGTAGATAGCGGACTACCTGACTTTCGTGGAGATCAAGGATTTTGGAGGGCATATCCGCCTTTAAAAGATAAGAATCTAAGCTTTACAGATATGGCAAATCCTCAATGGTTCTTTTCTAATCCAAAGCTTGCCTGGGCATTTTATGGACATAGACTAAAATTATATAATGCCACTACCCCTCATGAGGGATTTTATCTGCTTAGAGAGCTTTGTAAAGAAAAAGATGATAACTACTTCATATATACTTCAAATGTAGACGGACACTTTGCTAAAGCCGGGTTTGATAAGGATAAAATTTACGAGTGTCATGGAAGCATACACTACACTCAGTGTATATATAAAGACGATGGAGCTATCTGGGCAGTAGATGAGAGTGAAATAGAGGTAGATGAAGATAAATTTGAAGCTACCAAGATGCCTACATGTAAAGAGTGTGGATGTGTAACGCGTCCAAATATTCTTATGTTTTATGATGGAGTATTTAATTGGAATAGAACTAAAGCTCAGTATCATAGATATGATGCTTGGTTAAGTAAGAATATGAACTCTAAAATTGCTATCATTGAGATAGGAGCAGGGCTAGCCGTTCCAACTATAAGAGCTTACGGAGAAAGAATGGCAAAGAGATTTAATAAGGCAAATCTAATACGTATAAACCCAACTGATACCAAGATAAGTCCATATTACGGGATAAGTATAAAGATGGGCGGATTAGAAGCCCTAAAAGCAATCTTATGCTAG